The Endozoicomonas montiporae CL-33 genome contains a region encoding:
- a CDS encoding IS3 family transposase (programmed frameshift): MTAKRKRHKPEFKAQVALEAYKGEKTINQLASEHEVAAVQVSQWKRQLLQGVPEVFGRARPEVDPDALTAPLYQEIGRLKMELDWLKKKSLAMSIDDKRRCIDPDHSKISIQRQCELVGLSRSSWYYQASPALESPENLNLMRLIDEQYTRTPFYGSRKITAWLNEQGFPVNRKRIQRLMRLMGIQAVGPKPGTSLRNKEHKVYPYLLNGVDIVRPNQVWSTDITYCPMPQGFMYLVAIIDWYSRYVVSWELSNTLDADFCIHALGRALEQGEPDIFNTDQGCQFTSNDFLAPLQEREIRISMDGKGRALDNIFVERLWRSVKHEWLYTHEFQTVPELYTGLDEYFEFYNTERLHQSLSYKTPKAIHFA; this comes from the exons ATGACAGCAAAAAGAAAACGACATAAGCCCGAATTTAAGGCACAGGTAGCACTCGAAGCCTACAAGGGCGAAAAGACCATAAACCAGCTGGCAAGCGAACACGAAGTTGCAGCCGTTCAGGTTAGCCAGTGGAAGCGACAGCTACTCCAGGGGGTTCCAGAAGTCTTCGGCAGGGCACGGCCAGAGGTAGATCCAGATGCGCTCACTGCCCCCCTGTATCAGGAGATCGGACGGCTTAAAATGGAGCTGGACTGGTTGAAAAAAAAATC TCTGGCAATGTCCATTGATGACAAACGGAGATGCATAGACCCGGATCACTCGAAGATCAGCATTCAGCGCCAATGTGAACTGGTTGGGTTAAGCAGGTCAAGCTGGTATTACCAAGCTTCTCCAGCTTTGGAAAGCCCTGAGAATCTGAATCTGATGAGGCTCATTGATGAGCAGTATACACGTACACCGTTTTACGGCAGTCGTAAGATAACTGCATGGCTGAATGAGCAGGGCTTTCCGGTCAACAGGAAGCGTATACAGCGACTTATGAGGCTGATGGGCATACAGGCTGTCGGACCAAAACCGGGCACAAGCCTGAGAAACAAAGAGCATAAGGTTTACCCGTACTTGTTGAACGGCGTTGATATTGTGAGACCCAATCAGGTCTGGAGTACTGATATTACGTACTGCCCGATGCCTCAGGGGTTTATGTATCTGGTTGCCATTATTGACTGGTACAGCCGTTACGTGGTCAGCTGGGAGCTGTCGAACACACTGGATGCAGACTTCTGTATTCATGCGCTGGGTCGAGCTTTGGAACAAGGTGAACCTGATATATTCAACACTGACCAAGGGTGTCAGTTTACCAGTAATGATTTTCTGGCACCTCTTCAGGAACGGGAAATACGTATCAGCATGGACGGGAAAGGGCGAGCACTGGATAACATTTTTGTCGAGAGGCTGTGGCGCTCCGTCAAACATGAATGGCTGTACACGCATGAATTTCAGACTGTTCCAGAGCTTTATACTGGGCTGGATGAATACTTTGAGTTTTACAACACTGAACGATTACACCAGTCGTTGAGTTATAAAACGCCTAAGGCAATTCACTTTGCATGA
- a CDS encoding GNAT family N-acetyltransferase, which produces MTDIIETETDRLYLRQWQTLDFKPFARLNPDAEVMAFYPSTLSQKESDDLAVNFQSLIEQWGWGFWALEQKVSGHFIGFTGLHIPTHPRVYASN; this is translated from the coding sequence ATGACAGATATCATCGAGACAGAAACCGATCGTCTCTATTTGCGGCAGTGGCAGACTTTAGATTTCAAGCCATTTGCACGATTAAATCCGGATGCCGAGGTGATGGCGTTTTATCCTTCCACTCTCAGTCAAAAAGAAAGTGATGATCTTGCTGTTAATTTCCAGTCTTTGATTGAACAGTGGGGCTGGGGCTTCTGGGCACTTGAACAAAAGGTATCCGGGCATTTTATTGGGTTTACCGGCCTGCATATCCCTACACATCCCAGGGTTTACGCATCAAATTAA
- a CDS encoding GNAT family N-acetyltransferase gives MATEAANAVLAVGFNQLNLDEIVSFTATINTRSSAVMERLQMIKEPGTFEHPALPVGHKLREHCLFRLSKSQWCKNTQ, from the coding sequence TTGGCGACAGAGGCCGCCAATGCCGTACTCGCTGTGGGTTTTAATCAGCTGAACCTTGATGAAATTGTCTCCTTCACCGCCACAATTAACACAAGATCCTCTGCGGTAATGGAGAGGCTACAGATGATTAAAGAGCCCGGTACATTCGAGCATCCGGCGTTGCCAGTCGGTCATAAGTTAAGGGAGCACTGCTTATTTCGGCTGTCAAAGTCACAGTGGTGCAAAAACACGCAATAG
- the dnaB gene encoding replicative DNA helicase, translating to MQSTLQEAELPIDEATVSLKTPPHSIEAEQSVLGGLLLDNEAWDKVGDKVTSDDFYHPRHRIIYSAMAKSANESLPFDPLTLADTLDRQGDLDDAGGMLYITELVSSVAGIANIEAYANIIQERSVLRKLIQTSQKIAERAYNPEGLNSQDVLDEAERLVFNIAEERPKTGGPQGVREILDNTVKKIDELFNAGDAITGITTGFTDLDNMTSGMQPSDMVIVAARPSMGKCIVAGSRVLDPETGALVKIDDIVARESGALLSLGNDFRLRPAAPSAFVDDGFKPVFKVQTALGRTIETTLTHPFLSADGWQPLGNLNVGDAVAIPRVLPVFGHESLPDHKLRLMAYFIGDGGTTQTSLRFTNSSESVLEDFVAAVNAFDGVKCVRIEDDKRTPSVRVSSDLEQVSKARQLFSQKLSSLMQEKDITGKALASTLDVAESTISYWKNGEATPAEEYVPVLCQTLDVCTNELFPCGYEQSVWNDQNPLTKWLETLGLNNRLAHEKALPDVVYQLEKSDMAMFLRHLFACDGSAFVQGNGQCRISYASSSYELIKGLQHLLLRFGINAKVRKKVNAYQGEGAQATYELEVLSQSSIRAFIDNIGIFAKEDRIKAVEKELAGKTAHDNSDTLPESVCEYILKLKGDRSWREIYTSAGKAYPENYNPHLTGVSRRRISRKRAALFSELFNDDYLQHLASSDVYWDKIVAIEPQGEKQVYDLTVPDTHNFVAEDFCVHNTTFAMNLVENALLNTDKGIMVFSLEMPSEQLMMRMLSSLGRINQSKVRSGNLEEEDWPKLVSAVERIKDKKLFIDDTAGISPSEMRSRARRIVREHGELGMIMIDYLQLMQIPGYDQGRTNEISEISRSLKAIAKEFNVPVIALSQLNRSLEQRPNKRPVNSDLRESGAIEQDADVIMFIYRDEVYNPDTEYKGVGEIIIGKQRNGPIGSVRLAFIGQYTRFENLAPDAYNFDDDE from the coding sequence ATGCAAAGCACCCTACAAGAAGCTGAATTACCTATTGATGAAGCAACTGTAAGCCTGAAGACCCCACCTCATTCCATCGAGGCGGAACAGTCTGTTCTGGGTGGCCTGCTGCTGGATAACGAAGCCTGGGACAAGGTTGGGGACAAAGTGACGAGTGATGATTTCTACCATCCCCGTCACCGTATTATTTATTCAGCCATGGCCAAGTCTGCCAATGAGAGCCTGCCTTTTGATCCTCTGACACTGGCAGACACTCTGGATCGTCAGGGTGATCTGGATGATGCAGGCGGTATGCTGTACATCACCGAGCTGGTGTCCAGCGTGGCAGGCATTGCCAATATTGAAGCCTATGCCAACATCATTCAGGAGCGCTCGGTACTGCGCAAGCTGATTCAGACCAGCCAGAAAATTGCGGAACGAGCCTATAACCCTGAAGGCCTTAACAGTCAGGATGTACTGGATGAAGCTGAGCGTCTGGTTTTTAACATTGCTGAAGAGCGTCCCAAGACCGGTGGCCCTCAGGGTGTTCGTGAAATTCTCGACAATACCGTCAAGAAAATTGATGAGCTGTTTAATGCCGGTGATGCGATTACAGGTATAACCACTGGCTTTACGGATCTGGATAACATGACGTCGGGTATGCAACCGTCCGATATGGTGATTGTTGCTGCACGTCCGTCTATGGGTAAGTGCATTGTTGCCGGTAGTCGTGTTCTTGATCCTGAAACCGGAGCACTGGTTAAAATCGATGATATTGTTGCCAGAGAGTCCGGTGCATTGCTTTCTTTGGGAAATGATTTTCGTCTGCGCCCTGCTGCGCCCTCGGCTTTTGTTGATGATGGCTTCAAACCGGTATTTAAAGTACAGACTGCTTTGGGGCGTACCATCGAAACAACACTGACCCACCCATTCCTGTCTGCTGATGGCTGGCAGCCACTGGGTAATCTTAATGTGGGTGATGCCGTTGCGATACCAAGGGTTCTGCCTGTTTTTGGTCATGAGAGTCTGCCAGATCACAAACTCCGGTTAATGGCCTATTTCATTGGTGATGGTGGAACAACACAGACATCCCTGCGCTTTACCAATAGTTCTGAGAGTGTACTGGAAGATTTTGTTGCCGCAGTTAATGCCTTTGATGGTGTTAAGTGTGTTCGTATTGAAGATGACAAGCGCACTCCTTCTGTAAGAGTGAGCAGTGATCTGGAGCAGGTTTCAAAAGCGCGTCAGCTGTTTTCGCAAAAACTGTCTTCATTAATGCAGGAAAAAGACATTACCGGGAAAGCTCTGGCGAGTACTCTGGATGTTGCAGAGTCCACCATCAGCTACTGGAAAAACGGTGAAGCGACACCGGCTGAAGAATACGTTCCCGTTCTCTGTCAGACCCTTGACGTCTGTACTAATGAATTATTTCCCTGTGGATATGAGCAGTCCGTCTGGAATGATCAGAATCCATTGACGAAATGGCTGGAAACTCTGGGTCTAAATAACAGGCTGGCACATGAAAAAGCATTGCCTGATGTTGTTTATCAGCTTGAGAAAAGTGATATGGCAATGTTTTTGCGGCATCTGTTTGCCTGTGATGGCAGTGCATTTGTCCAGGGGAACGGTCAGTGTCGTATTTCTTATGCATCATCAAGCTATGAGCTGATTAAGGGCCTGCAGCACCTTTTGTTGCGTTTTGGTATTAATGCCAAAGTAAGGAAAAAAGTAAATGCCTATCAGGGGGAGGGGGCACAGGCAACTTATGAGCTGGAAGTACTGAGTCAGTCTTCTATTCGGGCATTTATTGACAATATTGGTATTTTTGCCAAAGAAGATCGAATTAAAGCGGTTGAAAAAGAGCTTGCAGGAAAAACTGCTCACGACAACAGTGACACTCTGCCGGAGTCTGTTTGTGAGTATATTTTGAAGCTGAAAGGTGATCGCAGCTGGAGAGAAATCTACACCAGTGCCGGTAAAGCCTATCCGGAGAACTACAACCCACATCTGACCGGAGTCAGCCGTCGGAGAATCAGTAGAAAGCGCGCAGCTTTGTTTTCTGAACTGTTCAATGACGATTATCTTCAGCATCTTGCCAGCTCAGATGTTTATTGGGACAAAATTGTTGCCATTGAACCACAGGGTGAGAAGCAGGTGTATGATCTGACCGTGCCGGACACCCATAACTTTGTTGCAGAAGACTTCTGTGTTCATAACACCACGTTCGCGATGAACCTGGTGGAGAATGCTTTGTTGAATACTGACAAAGGCATCATGGTGTTCAGTCTGGAGATGCCCAGTGAGCAGTTGATGATGCGTATGCTGTCGTCGCTTGGTCGAATTAATCAGTCCAAAGTACGTTCCGGTAATCTGGAAGAAGAAGACTGGCCCAAGCTGGTGTCTGCCGTTGAGCGTATCAAGGACAAAAAACTGTTCATTGACGACACTGCCGGCATCAGCCCATCCGAAATGCGTTCCCGTGCCCGCAGGATTGTGAGAGAGCATGGTGAACTGGGCATGATCATGATCGACTATCTGCAGCTGATGCAGATACCCGGTTATGATCAGGGACGAACCAATGAGATTTCTGAAATCTCCCGTTCTCTAAAAGCCATTGCCAAAGAGTTCAATGTACCGGTGATCGCGTTGTCACAGCTAAACCGATCTCTGGAGCAGCGCCCTAACAAACGTCCGGTTAACTCTGACTTGCGTGAATCGGGTGCAATCGAGCAGGATGCTGACGTCATTATGTTTATATATCGGGACGAGGTGTATAACCCCGATACGGAATACAAAGGCGTCGGTGAAATTATTATCGGCAAACAGCGTAATGGTCCTATCGGCTCGGTCAGACTGGCCTTTATCGGGCAGTACACCCGCTTTGAAAACCTGGCGCCTGATGCTTATAACTTTGATGACGATGAATAA
- the traF gene encoding conjugal transfer protein TraF, producing the protein MLNKKGIALALTAVSAGMALSGQAQADARGFAMGGAGVAAGSYLASPMYNPALAAEYEDRDNFGMLLPTAGLGIHDGDDLYNKVEDFEDINNQIKNGGNIDELADEWHRSLKALDKGLATIDGDLGLVIAIPNRYMSINFFTKANLTLLATANVDDDDLIGDPDPDDIKSTVQGLAGGTMDIGFTFARSFGKWSVGLAPKFQRLYTLNYHESAGDFDDDEFKKISDDYVEDSTFNLDFGMTYNPGERTRIGFAAKNLFKRELETNVQRGGTDTYLVEPHYTLGVGYSRGWFSATMDADLNKRRHFAGSDYKTQFLSIGTELNAFRWAQVRAGYRHSMTDYSEDVITAGLGFSPFGRFGLDLSAQYGSDSRYGVATQLSFTF; encoded by the coding sequence ATGTTAAACAAAAAAGGAATTGCACTGGCACTGACAGCAGTAAGTGCTGGTATGGCTTTGTCTGGACAGGCTCAGGCAGACGCCCGTGGATTTGCAATGGGTGGCGCAGGGGTTGCGGCGGGTAGTTATCTGGCGTCTCCGATGTACAATCCCGCTCTGGCCGCAGAGTATGAAGATCGTGATAACTTTGGAATGTTATTACCAACGGCAGGCCTGGGTATTCATGATGGTGATGATCTTTATAACAAGGTCGAAGACTTTGAAGATATCAACAATCAGATCAAGAACGGAGGCAATATTGATGAGTTGGCAGATGAATGGCATCGCTCATTGAAGGCTCTGGATAAAGGTCTTGCGACAATTGATGGTGATCTGGGACTGGTTATTGCGATTCCTAACCGCTATATGAGTATCAATTTCTTTACCAAGGCTAACCTGACACTGCTGGCAACCGCCAATGTAGACGACGATGATCTTATTGGTGATCCGGACCCGGACGATATCAAATCAACGGTTCAGGGACTTGCCGGTGGCACCATGGATATCGGTTTCACCTTTGCCAGAAGTTTTGGTAAATGGTCTGTGGGTCTGGCACCTAAATTTCAACGCCTTTACACACTGAATTACCATGAAAGTGCGGGTGATTTTGATGACGATGAGTTTAAGAAAATCAGCGATGATTACGTTGAAGACTCAACGTTTAACCTGGACTTTGGTATGACCTACAACCCGGGTGAACGAACCCGGATTGGTTTTGCAGCAAAAAACCTGTTCAAGCGAGAGCTTGAAACCAATGTTCAGCGCGGTGGCACTGACACGTATCTGGTGGAGCCCCATTATACGTTAGGTGTTGGATATAGCCGGGGCTGGTTTTCAGCGACGATGGATGCTGATTTGAACAAGCGCCGTCATTTTGCCGGGTCGGACTATAAAACCCAGTTTCTTAGCATTGGTACGGAACTGAATGCTTTTCGCTGGGCGCAGGTTCGGGCAGGTTACCGACACAGTATGACCGACTACAGTGAGGATGTGATAACCGCTGGTTTGGGTTTTAGTCCTTTCGGGCGCTTTGGTCTTGACCTCTCTGCACAGTATGGTTCGGATAGCCGCTATGGTGTGGCAACACAATTGTCATTTACTTTTTAA
- a CDS encoding DNA-3-methyladenine glycosylase 2 family protein gives MIDVMNEAVYYRAMQSRDRRFDGKFFVAVKTTGIYCRPICPAKPKQTNVEFYSSSQEAENAGYRPCMRCRPECAPSSAAWLGKSAVVQRALRVISNGEFIYSSEEEFANKFGLTARHLRRLFKEEVGRTPKQCADRARLDFSRKLLTETNLPITEVATTSGFLSIRRFNDAFKKRFQQTPGLFRKNASDKNGIIDFSLAYRPPFDWDEQLNFFRNHAISHLEMVNDHTYERVFRVGESVGHVKVTHQPENLCLNATITMDDNGQLLWVSKKIRKMFDLDSDPLMLTERLAKDPILDSLNRQSPGLRLTGMWDPFEAAITTILGQLVSLKHARLLVNQLVSSYGEKVVHPVDKSDIRLFPTPEILANCDLARLKTTGKRKESIRTLSKLVVSGAINLSPYQCTEVLKQQLLKIPGIGPWTAEYILLRGFNDTDAFPSSDLVIRRALEKHKDIDPEQVRPWRGYMAVHLWNRYASDLSRTKGSDV, from the coding sequence ATGATTGATGTTATGAATGAAGCTGTATATTACAGGGCAATGCAGTCCCGGGATCGTCGGTTTGATGGTAAGTTCTTTGTTGCTGTCAAAACAACGGGAATTTATTGTCGGCCTATATGCCCTGCCAAGCCCAAACAGACTAACGTTGAGTTTTACTCCTCATCTCAAGAGGCAGAGAATGCCGGATATCGGCCCTGTATGCGCTGTAGGCCAGAATGTGCACCATCTTCAGCCGCCTGGCTGGGCAAATCAGCTGTTGTGCAAAGAGCGCTACGGGTTATTTCCAATGGTGAATTCATTTATTCATCGGAAGAAGAATTTGCCAATAAGTTTGGTCTGACAGCAAGGCATTTACGGCGTCTGTTTAAAGAGGAAGTGGGGCGAACTCCCAAGCAATGTGCAGACAGGGCTCGCCTTGATTTTTCACGTAAATTGCTGACTGAAACAAATTTGCCTATTACCGAAGTGGCAACGACATCTGGCTTTTTATCTATACGCCGATTCAATGATGCCTTTAAAAAAAGGTTTCAGCAAACGCCAGGTTTATTCAGAAAAAATGCAAGCGATAAAAATGGAATTATTGATTTTTCTCTGGCGTATCGACCACCATTTGATTGGGATGAACAACTCAACTTTTTCAGGAATCATGCAATAAGTCATCTTGAAATGGTAAATGATCATACTTACGAACGAGTGTTCAGAGTTGGAGAGAGTGTTGGTCATGTCAAAGTAACGCATCAGCCAGAAAATTTATGTTTAAATGCAACCATCACTATGGATGACAATGGTCAGCTATTGTGGGTATCAAAAAAAATTCGCAAGATGTTTGATTTAGACTCTGACCCACTCATGCTTACTGAACGTTTAGCAAAAGACCCAATATTGGATAGTCTCAACAGACAGAGTCCCGGCCTTCGTTTGACAGGTATGTGGGACCCTTTTGAGGCGGCAATTACTACCATTCTTGGGCAGTTAGTATCATTAAAACATGCAAGATTACTGGTTAATCAACTGGTTAGTTCTTATGGTGAGAAAGTTGTCCATCCTGTCGATAAGTCCGATATCAGACTATTTCCTACACCGGAGATTCTGGCTAATTGTGATCTTGCAAGACTGAAAACAACGGGTAAGCGTAAAGAAAGTATAAGGACACTATCGAAGCTGGTCGTATCCGGTGCAATTAATCTGAGCCCTTATCAGTGCACGGAAGTATTGAAGCAGCAGCTGCTCAAGATCCCCGGCATTGGTCCGTGGACGGCAGAATATATTTTACTGAGAGGGTTTAATGATACCGATGCATTTCCTTCTTCCGATCTGGTCATTCGTAGAGCACTTGAAAAGCATAAAGATATAGATCCGGAACAGGTCAGGCCCTGGAGAGGCTACATGGCAGTCCATTTATGGAATCGGTATGCATCGGACTTATCGCGGACAAAAGGCAGTGACGTATGA
- a CDS encoding methylated-DNA--[protein]-cysteine S-methyltransferase — protein sequence MQEYMQGKRRSFDVPVKPEGTLFQKQVWQKLLEIPYGATVSYSELASSINNPKASRAVGAAVGKNPLLVFIPCHRVIGSSGALTGYAGGLEAKKWLLTLENP from the coding sequence ATGCAAGAATATATGCAGGGAAAGCGTAGATCATTCGATGTACCTGTTAAGCCTGAAGGAACGCTGTTTCAGAAGCAGGTTTGGCAAAAGCTGTTAGAGATTCCCTATGGAGCAACAGTCAGTTATAGCGAACTGGCTTCAAGCATTAATAATCCCAAGGCATCAAGAGCAGTAGGTGCTGCAGTGGGCAAAAACCCCTTACTGGTTTTCATTCCCTGCCATCGGGTCATTGGGTCTTCAGGCGCATTAACAGGTTATGCAGGTGGGCTTGAGGCAAAAAAGTGGCTTTTGACACTGGAAAACCCTTAG